From the genome of Mycobacterium dioxanotrophicus, one region includes:
- a CDS encoding alpha/beta hydrolase, translating to MRHQLVRALSVSTVAVSALLAGCAPILAADPKYATGTGAHPQGQPETSAPAPAGPPPMEAPKNDPLQWRDCTARLFSNAAIQPLPGIKLECATYDADLDPIEGASGSLNIGVVRASSPQTPPGAAPLVMTTGSDLPSSVQLPVWLSRSGADALAAHPIVAVDRRGMGMSEAVDCRDVYDRQEMQDQAQFQSGNDPVANLGAVTQTATTNCTDTIAPGDSAYNNAHAAEDLERLRSTWDVPTLALLGIGNGAQVALAYAGSHPNKVSRLILDSPLPLAVGAEAAAEQRVKGQQAALDAFAAQCVATNCPLGPDPKGAVDALLADARAGRGPGGASVAAVADAISTALGFPRGDRVSSTNDLAAALAAARSGDPNLLNNLITQAQSLRQSDGQFINSCGDALNRPTPDRVRELVVQWGKLYPQFGAVGALDLVKCLNWPSSSAPADPKDLKIPVLILGVQNDPIVGNEGVSAVAASIINAGATNRRVMWQGIGHGASIYTACALQPITLYLDTGKVPETDTFCPA from the coding sequence ATGCGTCATCAGCTGGTGAGGGCCCTGAGTGTGTCGACCGTGGCCGTGTCGGCACTGCTCGCCGGGTGCGCCCCGATCCTTGCCGCGGATCCGAAGTACGCCACCGGCACCGGCGCCCACCCGCAGGGACAGCCCGAGACCAGCGCACCCGCGCCTGCCGGGCCGCCGCCCATGGAAGCTCCGAAGAACGATCCGCTGCAGTGGCGTGACTGCACGGCACGGCTGTTCAGCAACGCCGCAATCCAGCCGCTCCCCGGGATCAAGCTGGAGTGCGCGACCTACGACGCCGACCTCGATCCGATCGAGGGCGCCAGCGGATCGCTGAACATCGGTGTGGTGCGGGCCAGCTCGCCGCAGACACCGCCCGGCGCGGCTCCCCTGGTGATGACCACGGGCTCCGACCTCCCGTCCTCGGTCCAGTTGCCGGTGTGGTTGTCGCGCTCGGGAGCCGACGCGTTGGCCGCCCATCCGATCGTCGCGGTCGACCGGCGCGGGATGGGCATGTCCGAGGCCGTGGACTGCCGCGACGTCTACGACCGTCAAGAAATGCAGGACCAGGCCCAGTTCCAGTCCGGCAACGACCCAGTCGCCAACCTGGGCGCGGTGACCCAGACCGCCACCACCAACTGCACCGACACCATCGCCCCTGGCGACTCGGCGTACAACAACGCCCACGCCGCCGAAGACCTCGAACGCCTCCGTAGCACCTGGGACGTCCCCACCCTGGCTCTGCTCGGCATCGGCAACGGCGCGCAGGTCGCGCTCGCCTACGCCGGCTCGCACCCGAACAAGGTGTCTCGGCTGATCCTCGATTCGCCGCTGCCGTTGGCGGTCGGCGCCGAGGCCGCCGCCGAGCAGCGGGTCAAGGGCCAGCAGGCGGCGCTCGACGCGTTCGCCGCGCAGTGCGTCGCCACCAACTGCCCGCTGGGACCGGATCCGAAGGGGGCTGTCGACGCGTTGCTGGCCGACGCCCGCGCGGGCCGCGGGCCCGGCGGCGCCTCGGTGGCCGCCGTGGCCGACGCCATCAGCACCGCCCTGGGGTTCCCACGCGGTGACCGTGTCAGCTCCACCAATGATCTGGCAGCAGCGCTGGCCGCCGCCCGTTCCGGCGACCCGAACCTGCTGAACAACCTGATCACCCAAGCCCAGTCACTTCGGCAGAGCGACGGACAGTTCATCAACAGCTGCGGCGACGCCCTCAACCGGCCGACACCCGACCGGGTGCGCGAACTCGTCGTGCAGTGGGGCAAGTTGTACCCACAGTTCGGCGCGGTCGGCGCGCTTGATTTGGTGAAATGCCTGAACTGGCCCAGTAGTTCGGCACCCGCGGATCCCAAGGATCTGAAGATCCCGGTGCTGATCCTCGGGGTGCAGAACGATCCCATCGTCGGCAACGAGGGCGTCTCGGCCGTCGCCGCCAGCATCATCAACGCCGGCGCCACCAACCGTCGGGTCATGTGGCAGGGCATCGGTCACGGCGCGAGCATCTACACAGCCTGTGCGCTGCAACCGATCACGCTGTATCTCGACACCGGCAAGGTGCCGGAGACCGACACGTTCTGTCCTGCCTGA
- the aftC gene encoding arabinofuranan 3-O-arabinosyltransferase, whose amino-acid sequence MYGSLVTAVDSIRNGLLGTFRPRTSPPSAATVLRSVLWPLAIMSIIHRSYVLSTNGYITDDFGPVYRAVSNFRRHWAIYNEHFNFVDPHYLYPPGGTLLLSPFGFLPEFASRFWFVAFNAVAVIIAACLLVRLFKFSLTSVALPALLLAMFCTESVTNTLVFTNINGCILLAEVLFFRWLLDGKQSHQWLAGAAIGMTLVVKPLLGVLLLLPLLNRQWRALVTAFAVPIVFNAVAWPLSADPMGFVHNTLPYIMQTRDYFNSAILGNGIYYGLPMWLIVALRVAFVVLAAVSLWLLYRYYRERDQLFWMLTSSGVLLITSWLVLSLAQGYYSMTLFPFLMTVVLPNSVIRNWPAWLGVYGFMTMDRWLMWRWPTTGRFLEYMKITYGWSLILIVVFCVLYFRYLDAKADDRLDEGIDPLWLSRPREAVSA is encoded by the coding sequence GTGTACGGTTCGCTGGTGACGGCAGTAGATTCCATCCGTAACGGCCTTCTGGGGACATTCCGTCCCCGCACCTCCCCGCCCAGCGCCGCAACAGTGCTGCGCTCGGTCTTGTGGCCGCTGGCGATCATGTCGATCATCCACCGCAGCTATGTCCTGTCCACCAACGGCTACATCACCGACGACTTCGGCCCGGTGTACCGCGCGGTGTCCAATTTTCGGCGGCACTGGGCCATCTACAACGAGCACTTCAATTTCGTCGACCCGCACTACCTGTACCCGCCGGGCGGCACGCTGCTGCTCTCCCCCTTCGGGTTCCTGCCGGAGTTCGCGTCGCGCTTCTGGTTCGTCGCGTTCAACGCGGTGGCGGTCATCATCGCGGCCTGCCTTCTGGTACGACTGTTCAAGTTCTCTCTGACCTCGGTGGCGCTGCCGGCGCTGCTGCTGGCCATGTTCTGTACCGAATCAGTCACCAACACACTTGTTTTCACCAACATCAACGGCTGCATCCTGCTGGCCGAGGTGCTGTTCTTCCGCTGGCTGCTGGATGGCAAGCAGAGCCATCAGTGGCTGGCCGGCGCAGCCATCGGCATGACCCTGGTGGTCAAACCTCTGCTCGGTGTCCTGCTGTTGCTGCCGCTGCTGAACCGGCAGTGGCGCGCATTGGTGACGGCGTTCGCGGTGCCGATCGTGTTCAACGCGGTGGCGTGGCCGCTGTCGGCGGATCCGATGGGCTTCGTGCACAACACGCTGCCCTACATCATGCAGACCCGCGACTACTTCAACTCCGCCATCCTGGGCAACGGCATCTACTACGGCCTGCCGATGTGGCTGATCGTGGCGTTGCGCGTCGCATTCGTGGTGCTCGCCGCGGTCAGCCTGTGGCTGCTGTACCGCTACTACCGCGAGCGCGACCAACTGTTCTGGATGCTGACCTCCTCGGGCGTATTGCTGATCACCTCGTGGCTCGTGCTGTCACTGGCCCAGGGCTACTACTCGATGACGCTGTTCCCGTTCCTGATGACGGTGGTGTTGCCGAACTCGGTGATCCGCAACTGGCCTGCGTGGCTGGGGGTCTACGGGTTCATGACGATGGACCGCTGGTTGATGTGGCGCTGGCCGACCACCGGCCGCTTCCTGGAGTACATGAAGATCACCTACGGCTGGTCGCTGATCCTGATCGTGGTGTTCTGCGTGCTGTATTTCCGCTACCTGGACGCCAAGGCCGACGACCGGCTGGACGAAGGCATCGACCCGCTGTGGCTCAGCCGGCCGCGCGAAGCCGTCTCAGCGTGA
- a CDS encoding class I SAM-dependent methyltransferase: MPVMSRVERAFCRGVLWRPIGSAVLGALPIERLGREVLEIGSGSGDIAARLRQTQPALAITATDLDPVMVQTAARRLRSYSDVTVMAADATDLPFADDSFDAVISCLMLHHIVAWELAVGEIARVLRPGGVFTGYDLVRTPLATAIHRLDRSPFRLVNPDELTDVCARHGLALLTRTRLAGQVMQFSSR, encoded by the coding sequence ATGCCAGTGATGTCACGCGTCGAGCGAGCGTTCTGCCGTGGGGTGCTGTGGCGCCCCATCGGTTCTGCCGTTCTGGGCGCCTTGCCGATCGAGCGGCTGGGTCGCGAAGTTCTTGAAATCGGTTCGGGCAGTGGGGATATCGCGGCCCGGCTGCGGCAGACGCAACCCGCGCTGGCGATCACCGCCACCGACCTGGACCCGGTGATGGTCCAGACCGCTGCCCGCAGGCTCCGGTCGTATTCGGACGTCACCGTCATGGCCGCGGATGCCACCGACCTGCCGTTCGCTGACGATTCGTTCGATGCCGTGATCAGCTGTCTGATGTTGCATCACATCGTGGCATGGGAGCTGGCGGTCGGTGAGATCGCGCGGGTGCTGCGCCCCGGCGGTGTGTTCACCGGGTACGACCTGGTGCGCACCCCGTTGGCGACGGCGATCCACCGCCTCGACCGGTCGCCGTTCCGGCTGGTGAACCCCGACGAGCTGACCGACGTGTGCGCCCGACACGGCCTGGCCCTGCTGACCCGGACCCGGCTGGCGGGTCAGGTCATGCAGTTCAGCTCACGCTGA
- a CDS encoding helix-turn-helix transcriptional regulator, with protein MRGTWITRPGQLVVVGVFGDIEVHHHPAVQLAVGLDGPLAVSSGDGTTQRCRIAVMAGGAKHALHTAGANSVLSIYVGPETATAATMNAASRGSGAAPGVWAVDGADAAAAGAAAAVSTGDLAGAADLVVGHLLERAAGQRAVELHPQVPEAIAVVSARLPGSADLGSVAEQVALSPDYLGRLFRQQTGASFAATARWTRLLVALDELSHGASITDAAHAAGFSDGAHAARVCRELTGIAPRDVARALRPR; from the coding sequence ATGCGGGGCACGTGGATCACCCGGCCGGGTCAGCTGGTGGTCGTCGGCGTGTTCGGCGACATCGAGGTCCACCACCATCCGGCCGTTCAGCTCGCCGTCGGTCTCGACGGGCCCCTCGCAGTAAGTTCGGGCGACGGTACGACACAGCGCTGCCGGATCGCCGTGATGGCAGGCGGTGCGAAGCACGCGTTGCACACCGCGGGCGCGAACTCCGTCCTGTCGATCTACGTCGGTCCCGAAACCGCCACGGCGGCAACGATGAACGCGGCGAGCCGGGGGAGTGGCGCGGCGCCCGGCGTGTGGGCGGTGGACGGTGCCGATGCAGCCGCGGCCGGTGCGGCAGCGGCGGTGAGCACAGGTGATCTGGCAGGCGCGGCCGATCTGGTCGTCGGGCATCTCCTCGAACGCGCCGCAGGGCAGAGAGCCGTCGAGTTGCACCCGCAGGTACCGGAGGCGATCGCCGTTGTCTCGGCCCGGCTGCCCGGCAGCGCCGACCTCGGCTCGGTTGCCGAGCAGGTTGCGTTGTCGCCCGACTACCTGGGGCGACTGTTCCGGCAACAGACCGGCGCGTCGTTCGCCGCGACCGCCAGGTGGACCCGGCTGCTGGTCGCGCTCGACGAGTTGTCCCACGGTGCGTCGATCACCGACGCGGCGCATGCGGCCGGATTCAGCGACGGGGCGCACGCCGCGCGGGTGTGCCGCGAACTCACCGGGATCGCGCCCCGCGACGTGGCCCGGGCGCTGCGCCCGCGCTGA
- the msrB gene encoding peptide-methionine (R)-S-oxide reductase MsrB gives MTNPGPKVELTDDQWREKLTPEEFGVLRRAGTERPFTGEYTDTKTEGVYECRACGAELFRSTEKFESHCGWPSFFDPANSDAVILRSDNSLGMRRVEVLCANCHSHLGHVFEGEGYPTPTDQRYCINSISLHLVPAES, from the coding sequence ATGACGAACCCGGGTCCCAAGGTGGAACTGACCGACGACCAGTGGCGCGAGAAGCTCACACCGGAAGAATTCGGGGTACTCCGCCGGGCCGGCACCGAACGCCCCTTCACCGGGGAATACACCGACACCAAGACCGAAGGCGTGTACGAGTGCCGGGCCTGCGGGGCCGAGCTGTTCCGCAGCACAGAGAAGTTCGAATCCCATTGCGGCTGGCCGTCTTTCTTCGATCCGGCCAATTCGGACGCGGTGATCCTGCGCTCGGACAATTCCCTCGGCATGCGCCGCGTCGAGGTGCTGTGCGCCAACTGCCACAGCCACCTCGGGCACGTGTTCGAGGGTGAGGGCTACCCCACCCCCACCGACCAGCGGTACTGCATCAACTCCATATCCCTGCACCTGGTCCCGGCCGAGAGCTGA
- a CDS encoding VIT1/CCC1 transporter family protein: MVVSQPTASQLRRWRQHLANERAEAAVYRDLAQRRDGAERDILLQLALAEGRHENHWLTLLGDQVGRPHRPDLRTRVLGFLARHLGSVFTLALAQRAEARSAYETDVDATPTMAADERIHMEVVRALASRGRDQLSGSFRAAVFGANDGLVSNLALVLGISATGVSNQTILATGLAGLIAGALSMGAGEYVSVNSQLELLEASTPSATAGTAVKALDVDANELALVYRARGMSEQQAADRAAEVFASLRSGVLGDSPLGEVSTEKHEAVGTGLRAAVSSFMFFASGALIPVLPYLFGLSGITAVVVSAVLVGVALLSTGMVVGLLSGGPPLRRAMRQLLIGYGAATVTYLLGLLFGTAAG, encoded by the coding sequence ATGGTGGTTTCGCAGCCCACCGCATCGCAACTGCGTCGATGGCGTCAACACCTGGCCAATGAACGCGCCGAAGCGGCCGTCTACCGCGACCTGGCGCAGCGCCGCGACGGCGCCGAACGCGACATCCTGCTGCAGCTGGCCCTGGCCGAGGGCAGGCATGAAAACCACTGGCTGACGCTGCTCGGCGACCAGGTCGGCAGACCGCACCGGCCTGACCTCCGCACCCGGGTGCTCGGCTTCCTGGCTCGCCACCTGGGATCGGTGTTCACGCTGGCGCTGGCTCAACGCGCCGAGGCCCGTTCGGCATACGAGACCGACGTCGACGCCACGCCGACGATGGCCGCCGACGAGCGCATCCACATGGAGGTCGTCCGCGCTCTCGCCAGCCGGGGCCGCGACCAGCTGTCGGGCAGTTTCCGCGCCGCGGTGTTCGGGGCCAACGACGGGCTGGTCAGCAATCTCGCGCTGGTGCTGGGCATCAGCGCCACCGGGGTGTCCAACCAGACGATCCTCGCGACGGGCCTGGCCGGATTGATCGCCGGAGCGTTGTCGATGGGCGCCGGTGAATACGTTTCGGTCAACTCTCAGCTCGAACTGCTGGAGGCGTCGACGCCCAGCGCCACGGCCGGTACCGCAGTGAAGGCCCTCGACGTCGACGCCAACGAGTTGGCGCTGGTGTACCGTGCGCGCGGGATGAGCGAACAGCAGGCAGCCGACCGGGCTGCCGAGGTCTTCGCGAGCCTGCGGTCCGGCGTCCTGGGTGACTCACCGCTGGGTGAGGTGTCCACCGAGAAGCACGAAGCCGTGGGAACAGGACTGCGGGCCGCGGTGTCCAGCTTCATGTTCTTCGCGTCCGGTGCCCTGATCCCGGTGCTGCCCTACCTGTTCGGCCTCAGCGGCATCACCGCGGTGGTGGTGTCGGCGGTCCTGGTGGGAGTGGCCCTGCTGAGCACGGGCATGGTGGTCGGCCTGCTCTCGGGCGGACCGCCGCTGCGCCGCGCCATGCGTCAGTTGCTGATCGGCTACGGGGCCGCCACCGTCACCTATCTGCTGGGCCTGTTGTTCGGCACAGCGGCCGGTTAG
- a CDS encoding alpha/beta hydrolase has protein sequence MTTPATGYYRDQQAWRELQKFLPERLRLTDQSAPAEEFWQWHGHRVHLDRYANPDAPAKIVLHHGVGTNGRQMSLIVGAPLAARGFETVALDNLGYGLTQVRPGALVSYDDWVDLVVDFLAYEQTRDDRPIVLYGLSAGGMLTYHVAARAPKGTLRGIVGMTFLDQRDPTVRTDTAHDKLTARIGTPAMHLAARTPAARIRIPMTLASKMSALVNDPAALKIMTRDRTSGGNWVPIRFLDSYLNYTPAVEPAEFDACPVLLTQPAEDRWTPVELSQPVLSRITRVPVQTVMLTNAGHYPLEEPGLTQMQDAIAEFVTANIR, from the coding sequence ATGACCACGCCGGCGACCGGGTACTACCGCGACCAGCAGGCCTGGCGTGAGCTGCAGAAGTTCCTGCCCGAACGGCTCCGACTGACCGACCAGAGCGCGCCCGCCGAGGAGTTCTGGCAGTGGCACGGCCACCGCGTGCACCTGGACCGCTACGCCAACCCCGATGCCCCGGCCAAGATCGTGCTGCATCACGGTGTCGGCACCAACGGACGGCAGATGAGCCTGATCGTCGGTGCCCCGCTGGCGGCGCGGGGTTTCGAGACCGTCGCGCTCGACAATCTCGGTTATGGCCTCACGCAGGTACGCCCCGGCGCCCTCGTCTCCTACGACGACTGGGTGGATCTCGTGGTGGACTTCCTGGCCTACGAGCAGACCCGTGACGACCGGCCGATCGTGCTGTACGGCCTGAGCGCCGGCGGCATGCTGACCTACCACGTCGCCGCCAGGGCGCCGAAAGGGACGCTGCGCGGCATCGTCGGCATGACGTTCCTCGACCAGCGCGACCCGACCGTCCGCACCGACACCGCACACGACAAACTCACCGCCCGAATCGGAACGCCCGCAATGCACCTCGCGGCCCGTACCCCCGCCGCCCGCATCCGCATCCCGATGACCCTGGCTTCCAAGATGTCGGCCCTGGTGAACGACCCGGCGGCGCTCAAGATCATGACCAGAGACCGCACCTCTGGCGGCAACTGGGTGCCCATCCGCTTCCTGGACAGCTACCTGAACTACACCCCCGCGGTCGAACCGGCCGAGTTCGACGCCTGCCCGGTCCTGCTGACCCAGCCTGCCGAAGACCGTTGGACCCCTGTGGAACTGAGCCAACCGGTGCTCTCCCGCATCACCCGGGTGCCGGTGCAGACGGTGATGCTGACCAACGCAGGCCACTATCCGCTCGAAGAGCCCGGTCTGACCCAGATGCAGGATGCCATCGCAGAATTCGTCACCGCGAACATCCGGTGA
- a CDS encoding acyl-CoA dehydrogenase family protein produces MTRPATPIDTADFYELEGLLSPDEREFLHRVREFMTSEVAPVVNQHWQRGTFPFEVVPGFRQLGLAGLPYRGFGCRGGSYLLDGMVAMELARTDPSIATFSGVHGGLAMGSIYLCGSEEQKKRYLPEMARLEKIGSFGLTEPDVGSGASRGLTTTARRDGDTWILNGQKKWIGNATFGDLTIIWARDVADDQVKGFIVANDTPGFSTAKLEDKIALRIVQNALITLDNVRVDEADRLQNANSFRDTAEVLRMTRAGVAWMSVGCARGAYDNALKYAVEREQFGRPIGGFQLVQDLLVRMLGNITSSWALCARLSQLQDEGRAEDRHSSLAKAWSTVRMRETVGYARELLGGNGILLEHNVGRFVADAAAIYSYEGTREMNTLIVGRAITGLSAFV; encoded by the coding sequence ATGACCAGACCCGCCACCCCGATCGACACTGCCGACTTCTACGAGCTCGAGGGGTTGTTGAGCCCGGACGAACGCGAATTCCTGCACCGGGTGCGCGAATTCATGACATCGGAAGTCGCGCCCGTGGTCAACCAGCATTGGCAGCGGGGCACGTTCCCGTTCGAGGTGGTTCCCGGGTTTCGGCAGCTGGGCCTGGCCGGCCTGCCCTATCGCGGATTCGGTTGCCGCGGTGGGTCATACCTGCTCGACGGCATGGTCGCGATGGAGCTGGCCCGCACCGACCCGTCGATCGCGACGTTCTCCGGTGTGCACGGCGGGCTGGCGATGGGCTCGATCTACCTGTGCGGCAGCGAGGAACAGAAGAAGCGCTACCTGCCGGAGATGGCCCGGCTGGAGAAGATCGGGTCGTTCGGTCTGACCGAACCCGACGTCGGATCCGGCGCGTCTCGTGGTCTGACCACGACCGCGCGCCGCGACGGTGACACGTGGATCCTCAACGGGCAGAAGAAGTGGATCGGCAACGCCACCTTCGGCGACCTCACCATCATCTGGGCCAGGGACGTCGCCGACGACCAGGTCAAGGGGTTCATTGTCGCCAACGACACCCCCGGGTTCTCCACCGCCAAACTGGAGGACAAGATCGCGCTGCGGATCGTGCAGAACGCTCTCATCACACTCGACAACGTGCGGGTCGACGAGGCTGACCGCCTGCAGAACGCCAACTCTTTCCGTGACACCGCCGAAGTGTTGCGGATGACCCGGGCCGGGGTGGCGTGGATGTCCGTCGGGTGCGCGCGCGGTGCTTACGACAACGCGCTGAAGTACGCGGTCGAACGCGAGCAGTTTGGCAGGCCCATCGGCGGATTTCAGTTGGTGCAGGACCTGTTGGTGCGCATGCTGGGCAACATCACGTCGTCCTGGGCGCTGTGCGCGCGGCTGTCCCAATTGCAGGACGAGGGCCGCGCCGAGGACCGGCACTCCTCGCTGGCCAAGGCGTGGAGCACGGTGCGGATGCGCGAAACCGTGGGCTATGCGCGGGAATTGTTGGGCGGCAACGGGATTCTGCTGGAGCACAATGTGGGCCGCTTCGTCGCCGACGCCGCGGCGATCTACTCGTATGAAGGCACCCGCGAGATGAACACCCTGATCGTCGGCCGGGCCATCACGGGGCTGAGTGCCTTCGTCTGA
- a CDS encoding class I SAM-dependent methyltransferase — protein MTAPEDTTRRFEEMYRDERTSHGLPAATPWDIGGPQPVVQQLVAVGAVKGEVLDPGTGPGHHAIHYASKGLSATGIDASPAAIERARENAAKAGVTVDFQVADATKLEGLEGRFDTVVDSAFFHVFTGEQELQKSYVRALHRATKPGARLFMFEFGDHNVNGFRMPRYLTADDFRAVLPDAGWDITYLGPTTYQGNVSVATFEMMAARNPEMAQGMEPLMERLRVIEPWLIDGRVHMPFWEVHATRMG, from the coding sequence ATGACTGCTCCAGAAGACACCACGCGTCGTTTCGAAGAGATGTACCGCGACGAGCGGACATCGCACGGTCTGCCTGCCGCCACCCCGTGGGACATCGGCGGTCCGCAACCGGTCGTCCAGCAGCTCGTCGCGGTCGGCGCCGTCAAGGGTGAAGTGCTCGACCCGGGCACCGGCCCCGGCCACCACGCCATCCACTACGCGTCAAAGGGCTTGTCGGCCACAGGCATCGACGCATCGCCCGCGGCAATCGAACGCGCCAGGGAGAACGCGGCGAAAGCCGGGGTGACGGTGGACTTCCAGGTGGCCGACGCCACCAAACTCGAAGGCCTGGAAGGGCGCTTCGACACCGTCGTCGACTCCGCGTTCTTCCACGTGTTCACCGGCGAGCAGGAACTGCAGAAGTCCTACGTGCGCGCGCTGCACCGAGCCACCAAACCCGGGGCGCGGCTGTTCATGTTCGAATTCGGGGACCACAACGTCAACGGCTTCCGGATGCCGCGCTATCTCACCGCCGACGATTTCCGCGCGGTGCTGCCCGACGCCGGCTGGGACATCACCTACCTGGGCCCCACCACGTACCAGGGCAACGTCAGCGTCGCGACCTTCGAGATGATGGCCGCCCGCAATCCCGAGATGGCCCAGGGCATGGAACCGCTGATGGAGCGGTTGCGGGTGATCGAGCCGTGGCTGATCGACGGCCGCGTGCACATGCCGTTCTGGGAGGTGCACGCCACCCGGATGGGCTGA
- the hemQ gene encoding hydrogen peroxide-dependent heme synthase, with amino-acid sequence MAKLDFDVLNSTLRYLMFSVFSVNPGELGEDRADIIDEAATFFKAQEDCGVVVRGLYDVAGLRADADFMIWTHAEKIESLQATYSDFRRTTALGRASDPVWSSAALHRPAEFNKSHVPAFIAGEDPGAYICVYPFVRSYEWYLLPDEERRRMLSEHGMAARGYKDVRANTVPAFALGDYEWILAFEAPELDRIVDLMRDLRATDARRHTREETPFFTGPRVAVEELVAKLP; translated from the coding sequence ATGGCCAAGCTCGATTTCGACGTACTGAACTCCACCCTGCGCTACCTGATGTTCTCCGTGTTCTCGGTGAATCCCGGTGAACTGGGGGAGGATCGCGCCGACATCATCGATGAGGCCGCGACCTTCTTCAAGGCCCAGGAGGACTGCGGTGTCGTGGTCCGCGGGCTCTACGACGTCGCCGGGCTGCGCGCCGACGCCGACTTCATGATCTGGACCCACGCCGAGAAGATCGAGTCGCTGCAAGCCACCTACTCCGACTTCCGCCGCACCACGGCGCTGGGCCGGGCCAGTGACCCGGTGTGGAGCAGCGCCGCGCTGCACCGGCCTGCCGAGTTCAACAAGAGCCACGTGCCGGCGTTCATCGCGGGCGAGGACCCCGGCGCCTACATCTGCGTGTACCCGTTCGTGCGGTCCTACGAGTGGTACCTGCTGCCCGACGAAGAGCGGCGCCGGATGCTCTCCGAACACGGCATGGCCGCCCGCGGATACAAGGACGTGCGCGCCAACACCGTTCCGGCCTTCGCCCTGGGCGACTACGAGTGGATCCTCGCGTTCGAGGCGCCCGAGCTGGACCGCATCGTCGATCTGATGCGGGACCTGCGCGCCACCGACGCAAGGCGGCACACGCGCGAGGAGACACCGTTCTTCACCGGGCCGCGGGTCGCCGTCGAAGAACTCGTCGCCAAGCTCCCGTAA